From Pseudomonadota bacterium, one genomic window encodes:
- the istA gene encoding IS21 family transposase, with the protein MAKERLSMRKIREILRLKYDSGLTDRQIAKSCSVSRSTVASYLSRAKTAGLAWPIPADLSDTDISHLMFKNKNDGPVKKRNMPSMEYIHNELKKKGVTLQLLWYEYKQDNPDGYQFSYFCELYQNWANKLDIALRQRHNAGEKLFIDYAGNTIPVNDPETGNISQAQLFIAVLGASNYTFAEATPSQALPYWIKSHIHAFEFFEGVAQILVPDNLKSGVTHPSRYEPDINPTYNDMALHYGAAVIPARVRKPKDKAKAENAVKFSESWIIAALRKHTFFSFAELNRAIAQKLTELNNRTFQKLDTTRREMFEKIDKPALKPLPVAKYEYAEWKKARVNIDYHIEFDRHYYSVPYQLRKEQVDVRYTNNTVEILFKNKRIASYPRSYKKGGFTTYREHMPKSHQQYLEWTPSRVINWAAKNGPQTGQIVAGIINSRRHPEQGFRACMGIMRLGKRYTPQRLESACARAISIQSYSYKSVESILKKGLDKLPLQLEQTEKEPIDHTNIRGKQYFQEPLTI; encoded by the coding sequence ATGGCGAAAGAAAGATTATCTATGCGGAAAATAAGAGAAATATTACGACTTAAGTATGACAGTGGTCTCACAGACAGACAAATTGCCAAAAGCTGCTCTGTTTCACGAAGTACGGTTGCAAGCTATCTGAGCAGGGCTAAAACCGCCGGACTTGCATGGCCCATTCCTGCCGATCTCAGTGATACGGATATCTCGCATCTTATGTTTAAGAACAAGAATGACGGGCCTGTTAAGAAACGCAACATGCCTTCCATGGAGTATATCCACAATGAATTAAAGAAAAAAGGAGTAACTCTTCAGCTTCTCTGGTACGAGTATAAACAGGACAATCCGGATGGATATCAGTTCAGTTATTTTTGCGAGTTGTATCAGAATTGGGCGAACAAACTCGATATCGCTTTAAGGCAAAGACATAATGCAGGAGAGAAACTGTTTATTGATTATGCCGGAAACACAATTCCCGTGAATGATCCTGAAACCGGCAATATTAGCCAAGCACAGCTATTTATTGCGGTCCTGGGTGCAAGCAATTATACATTTGCCGAAGCCACCCCTTCTCAGGCCTTGCCATACTGGATAAAATCCCATATCCATGCGTTTGAGTTTTTTGAAGGTGTTGCACAAATACTTGTTCCGGACAATTTAAAATCAGGTGTAACTCATCCATCACGGTATGAACCGGATATCAATCCCACCTATAATGACATGGCGCTGCACTATGGTGCTGCTGTTATTCCTGCAAGAGTACGAAAACCAAAAGATAAAGCCAAAGCTGAAAATGCTGTCAAATTTTCTGAGAGCTGGATAATAGCTGCTTTAAGAAAACATACGTTTTTCAGTTTTGCAGAACTAAACAGAGCAATTGCCCAGAAACTGACCGAGCTGAACAATCGGACGTTTCAAAAGCTCGATACCACACGCCGTGAGATGTTCGAGAAAATAGACAAACCGGCCTTAAAACCCCTTCCGGTAGCTAAATATGAATATGCTGAATGGAAAAAAGCCAGGGTAAATATAGATTACCATATTGAATTTGACCGGCATTATTACAGTGTGCCCTATCAGCTGAGAAAAGAGCAGGTAGATGTCCGGTATACAAACAACACTGTAGAAATATTATTTAAAAATAAAAGGATAGCGAGTTATCCCCGGAGCTACAAAAAAGGCGGCTTTACAACATACCGGGAGCATATGCCGAAATCCCATCAGCAGTATCTTGAGTGGACACCGTCAAGGGTTATTAACTGGGCTGCTAAAAACGGTCCGCAGACCGGGCAGATTGTAGCAGGTATTATCAACAGCAGGCGACATCCTGAGCAGGGCTTTCGGGCCTGTATGGGCATTATGAGGTTAGGGAAACGATATACCCCCCAACGTCTTGAAAGTGCATGCGCCCGGGCAATATCCATCCAATCATATTCCTATAAAAGTGTGGAATCCATTTTAAAAAAAGGGCTGGAT